One Thermodesulfobacteriota bacterium genomic region harbors:
- a CDS encoding ATP-binding cassette domain-containing protein, with product MSEGREAIIEVRNFTAKYGDNVIIDDISFEVYKGEIFVILGGSGCGKSTLLKHMIGLYKPAGGKIIIKDEDITKAEGQDRIDILKKIGVAYQLGALFGSMTVLENVMLPLEEYTDLNMDARHLIGRMKLELVGLDGSEQKMPSELSGGMIKRAALARAMALDPEVLFLDEPSAGLDPITSAELDQLIIQLSRSLGVTFVVVTHELNSIYTIADRVIMLDKSTKNIIAAGNPEYLRDHSTIPVVQKFFRRQTDEQLGT from the coding sequence ATGAGCGAAGGCAGAGAAGCAATAATAGAGGTCAGGAATTTTACGGCGAAATACGGGGACAACGTGATCATCGACGATATTTCGTTCGAAGTATACAAGGGCGAGATATTCGTAATACTCGGGGGCTCGGGCTGCGGAAAGAGCACGCTCCTTAAACACATGATAGGACTCTACAAACCCGCGGGCGGGAAAATAATAATAAAAGACGAGGACATCACGAAAGCCGAAGGGCAGGACAGGATAGATATTTTGAAAAAGATAGGGGTCGCCTACCAGCTCGGAGCCCTGTTCGGCTCGATGACGGTGCTCGAGAACGTGATGCTTCCTCTCGAGGAGTACACGGACCTCAACATGGACGCAAGACACCTCATAGGCAGGATGAAGCTCGAGCTCGTTGGACTGGACGGCTCTGAGCAGAAGATGCCTTCCGAGCTCAGCGGCGGTATGATTAAGAGGGCGGCGCTCGCGAGGGCGATGGCTCTCGACCCGGAGGTGCTCTTCCTCGACGAGCCATCGGCGGGCCTCGACCCCATCACCTCGGCCGAGCTCGACCAGCTCATCATCCAGCTCTCGAGGAGCCTCGGTGTCACGTTCGTCGTAGTCACGCACGAGCTCAACAGTATTTATACGATCGCCGACAGGGTCATCATGCTCGACAAGAGCACCAAGAACATAATCGCTGCAGGGAATCCGGAGTATCTGAGGGACCATTCGACGATCCCGGTCGTTCAAAAATTCTTCAGGAGGCAGACCGATGAGCAGCTCGGAACTTAA
- a CDS encoding ABC transporter permease, whose product MKYNGPAFSPPSVEASKERDDTLVLKIKGRLDAYTTGKIWQDAESELKKSSPRKLIVDGEGIEYCDASGIALLIELKLTQEKKGGGFELRGLSPDTEKLYGLFKPDVLAKPEGAGKPPSGNLIERLGEKSWAVLEEFRVHIYFTGRVTVGLLTAALNPFKVRWKDVFVTCEKFGANSLFIIALVNFLVGLVIAFQSAIPMEQYGAQIFVADLIVIAYFKELGPLMTAFVVNGRSGSAFAAELGTMKVNEELDALDTMGLDPVNFLVVPKVIAALFMLPLLTVFGNLFGILGGLVVMLSMGFTVQTYINQITASGTYTMLLAGLFKTLFFAVLIAGVGCLSGMRASRGPSAVGDAATTAVVTGIILMIVVDGIFGVIYYILGI is encoded by the coding sequence ATGAAATATAACGGCCCCGCGTTCTCCCCACCCTCGGTCGAGGCATCAAAAGAAAGGGACGACACCCTCGTGCTGAAAATAAAGGGACGGCTCGACGCCTACACGACGGGGAAAATATGGCAGGATGCCGAGAGCGAGCTGAAGAAATCGAGCCCCCGGAAGCTTATCGTGGACGGAGAGGGGATCGAATACTGCGACGCCTCCGGCATAGCCCTCCTCATCGAGCTCAAGCTGACGCAGGAGAAGAAAGGGGGAGGCTTCGAGCTGAGAGGGCTGAGCCCGGATACAGAAAAACTTTACGGGCTCTTCAAACCCGATGTACTCGCAAAACCGGAAGGGGCCGGCAAACCCCCTTCGGGGAACCTCATCGAAAGGCTGGGCGAGAAATCGTGGGCGGTGCTCGAAGAGTTCAGGGTGCATATATACTTTACCGGCCGCGTCACGGTAGGGCTGCTGACTGCGGCGTTAAACCCTTTCAAGGTCAGATGGAAGGACGTGTTCGTCACGTGCGAGAAGTTCGGCGCGAACTCCCTCTTCATCATCGCCCTCGTGAATTTCCTTGTCGGCCTCGTAATCGCGTTCCAGTCCGCCATACCGATGGAACAGTACGGCGCACAGATATTCGTCGCCGACCTCATAGTCATCGCTTATTTTAAAGAGCTCGGTCCGCTGATGACCGCCTTCGTCGTGAACGGCAGGAGCGGCTCCGCATTCGCAGCCGAGCTCGGCACCATGAAGGTGAACGAGGAGCTCGACGCACTCGACACGATGGGTCTCGACCCGGTGAATTTCCTCGTCGTGCCCAAGGTGATTGCGGCCCTCTTCATGCTACCCCTGCTCACCGTCTTCGGTAACCTCTTCGGCATACTAGGGGGCCTGGTGGTGATGCTCTCCATGGGGTTCACGGTCCAGACGTATATAAACCAGATAACGGCTTCGGGGACGTACACTATGCTTCTCGCGGGACTGTTCAAGACCCTCTTTTTCGCGGTGCTGATAGCCGGCGTGGGCTGCCTCTCGGGCATGAGGGCTTCGAGAGGCCCGTCTGCGGTAGGAGATGCGGCGACGACCGCGGTCGTCACGGGGATTATACTTATGATCGTCGTCGACGGTATATTCGGAGTGATATATTACATACTCGGGATCTGA
- a CDS encoding phosphatidate cytidylyltransferase produces MSNFWQRILTAAVAVPILYAIFRIGGVVYLLFIMALILVGQLEFQKLLRSKNFPDEKISGIAFSLLLALSAYMGYFYFMMTFTGAVVLVLVFELWKLREGGTVLRAGVTLFGIVYIGWLLGHAVLLRNIGDIEAIREFALNGQGLKDPGFFYIFFTVACTFLNDTGAYFTGLRLGKRKLAPEISPGKTVEGTIGGIIACILTGIIVNYGFGSPLNSDWTIFLSIIIAVSAVFGDLVESAIKRGAGIKDTGGIVPGHGGVLDRFDSLIFVFPVSYYFVLIYYITGGAIHG; encoded by the coding sequence ATGAGCAACTTCTGGCAGAGGATACTTACGGCCGCCGTAGCGGTGCCGATCCTGTATGCGATATTCCGCATCGGGGGCGTCGTGTACCTCCTCTTCATCATGGCCCTTATACTCGTCGGCCAGCTGGAGTTCCAGAAGCTCCTGCGCTCAAAGAACTTCCCCGACGAAAAGATATCGGGGATCGCCTTCTCCCTCCTCCTCGCCCTCTCCGCGTACATGGGCTATTTCTATTTCATGATGACATTCACGGGCGCTGTAGTGCTCGTCCTCGTGTTCGAGCTGTGGAAGCTGAGGGAAGGGGGCACCGTTTTGAGGGCCGGCGTCACGCTCTTCGGCATCGTTTATATCGGCTGGCTCCTCGGCCACGCCGTTCTTCTCCGAAACATAGGCGATATAGAGGCAATCAGGGAGTTCGCCTTAAACGGGCAGGGACTCAAGGACCCCGGTTTCTTCTATATATTCTTCACAGTCGCGTGCACGTTCCTTAACGACACGGGCGCCTATTTCACCGGGCTCAGGCTGGGAAAGAGAAAGCTCGCGCCTGAAATCAGCCCCGGGAAGACCGTAGAAGGCACGATAGGCGGTATCATAGCCTGCATACTGACCGGAATAATAGTGAATTACGGGTTCGGCTCCCCTCTCAATTCCGACTGGACTATATTCCTATCCATAATCATAGCGGTCTCGGCGGTGTTCGGGGACCTCGTGGAATCGGCGATCAAGAGGGGGGCGGGCATCAAGGACACGGGCGGCATAGTCCCCGGCCACGGCGGTGTGCTCGACAGGTTCGACAGCCTTATCTTCGTGTTCCCTGTATCGTATTATTTCGTCCTCATTTATTACATAACTGGCGGCGCCATACACGGTTAA